A single Prevotella sp. E15-22 DNA region contains:
- a CDS encoding AAA domain-containing protein: MSKEISSPILELQRQRTLLQMEYDEEKRAFQQQTEALGMLRRVKRGDAWMPLRVGKSYFNSLNQYCVEVFRQSDDDTDHNFEFGRPVQFFVQHEQAIRFFAATGTVSYVDGDRMVIAVPDSFSVADLQITDGLLGVQLFFDETSYRLMFDALDRTMRAKGRLAYLRDLFYSHQKAETFSFPDMGFSYLNATQQHAVNEVLRAKDVAIVHGPPGTGKTTTLVEAIYETLRRESQVLVCAQSNMAVDWISEKLVDRGLNVLRIGNPVRVDDKMLSFTYERRFEAHPDYPQLWAIRKNIRELRSQRKRTDNWHQKMDRLKSRATELEIRINAELFGEARVIACTLVGSANRLLDGMKFGTLFIDEAAQALEAACWIPIRRAGRVILAGDHCQLPPTVKCYEAMKGGLGRTLMERIAEQKPEVVTLLRIQYRMHEDIMRFSSNWFYHNQMVAAPEVQHRSILDLDLPMTWIDTSLYEGKEEFVGESFGRVNKTEAELTLLSLQAYFELIGKQRILDERLDVGIISPYRAQVQYLRSQIRKKEWLKPFRTRISVNTVDGFQGQERDIIIISLVRSNDDGQIGFLRDLRRMNVAITRARMKLIILGDRQTLTRHPFYRKLWDYVESLKQTT, translated from the coding sequence ATGAGTAAAGAGATATCATCACCCATCTTAGAACTACAGCGACAGCGCACCCTGCTCCAGATGGAGTACGACGAAGAGAAACGCGCTTTCCAGCAACAAACTGAGGCTCTTGGCATGTTGCGTCGCGTGAAGCGTGGCGACGCCTGGATGCCCCTGCGTGTGGGCAAGTCGTATTTCAACTCGCTGAACCAATACTGCGTCGAGGTGTTTCGCCAGTCCGATGATGATACCGACCATAATTTCGAGTTTGGCCGTCCTGTGCAGTTCTTTGTCCAGCACGAACAGGCCATCCGCTTCTTTGCCGCCACTGGCACGGTGAGCTATGTCGATGGCGACCGCATGGTCATTGCCGTGCCCGATAGCTTTTCCGTGGCCGACCTCCAGATCACAGACGGTCTGCTGGGCGTGCAACTCTTCTTCGACGAGACCTCCTATCGCTTGATGTTCGACGCCCTCGACCGCACGATGCGTGCCAAGGGGCGCCTGGCCTATCTGCGCGACCTCTTCTATTCCCATCAGAAAGCTGAGACCTTCTCGTTTCCCGATATGGGTTTTTCCTATCTGAACGCCACCCAGCAACATGCTGTCAACGAGGTGCTGCGCGCCAAGGATGTGGCCATCGTCCATGGTCCTCCAGGCACAGGTAAGACCACCACCCTTGTTGAGGCCATCTACGAGACCCTCCGTCGCGAGAGTCAGGTGCTGGTGTGCGCCCAGAGTAATATGGCTGTCGACTGGATCAGTGAAAAACTCGTTGACCGTGGTCTTAACGTCCTGCGTATAGGTAATCCTGTGCGTGTCGACGACAAGATGCTGTCGTTCACCTATGAGCGCCGTTTCGAGGCCCATCCCGACTATCCCCAGCTGTGGGCCATCCGCAAGAACATACGTGAGTTGCGCAGTCAGCGCAAGCGCACAGACAACTGGCACCAGAAGATGGACCGCCTGAAGAGTCGTGCCACAGAGCTCGAGATACGCATTAATGCCGAACTCTTTGGCGAGGCGCGTGTCATTGCCTGCACACTGGTGGGCTCCGCCAACCGACTGCTCGACGGCATGAAGTTTGGCACCCTCTTCATCGACGAGGCCGCTCAGGCCCTTGAGGCTGCCTGCTGGATCCCCATCCGCCGTGCTGGTCGCGTCATCCTGGCTGGCGACCACTGTCAGTTGCCCCCCACGGTGAAGTGCTACGAAGCCATGAAGGGTGGCCTGGGACGCACGTTGATGGAGCGTATTGCCGAGCAGAAGCCAGAGGTGGTCACCCTGCTCCGCATCCAGTATCGCATGCACGAAGACATCATGCGCTTCTCCAGCAACTGGTTCTATCACAACCAGATGGTGGCCGCTCCAGAGGTACAGCATCGCAGCATCCTCGACCTCGACCTGCCCATGACGTGGATTGACACCTCGTTGTACGAGGGTAAGGAAGAGTTTGTGGGCGAGTCGTTCGGACGTGTCAACAAGACCGAGGCCGAGCTCACGCTCCTCTCGCTGCAGGCCTACTTCGAACTCATTGGCAAGCAGCGCATCCTCGATGAGCGCCTCGATGTGGGCATCATCTCGCCCTATCGTGCCCAGGTGCAGTATCTACGTTCACAGATACGCAAGAAGGAGTGGCTGAAGCCCTTCCGTACACGCATCAGCGTCAACACCGTCGACGGCTTCCAGGGACAGGAGCGCGACATCATCATCATCTCGCTGGTGCGTTCTAACGACGACGGACAGATAGGCTTCCTTCGCGACCTGCGCCGCATGAACGTTGCCATTACCCGTGCCCGCATGAAACTCATCATCCTGGGCGACCGTCAGACGCTGACCCGTCATCCGTTCTATCGCAAGCTATGGGACTATGTAGAATCACTGAAACAAACCACATGA
- a CDS encoding DEAD/DEAH box helicase, translated as MGLCRITETNHMTAKELYDIIQELAIDEPSTQNLRQLHEVLSLTAAEGCRSQGGTFGNLFSQIDFVCKHNGLKSHQKWAIQQARRRSAHALSNAISPYSLDDWHYDLRAVTLLISAVFHEDVPGSLLQLLPVNLQPQPSQLSINKRYVRCIVRSFDVTTITADTEDGEILVDYGNTEGGRDFAYLQKVLREGMQLNLLDCHQSSSQPSPLSSHPSIIPGIIVVEPDFMLDISSLAACFTAYGHHPLLYTVNRLKPKPNTQAVLLGNFAGTALDDIIHHPEATLQQSLQRSYREQADRFAACDDFNQERFEQMAAEQMENIRQAIKLLAPAYRSYLLEPSFVCEKLGLQGRVDLMTADMGLLVEQKSGKNQKIEYLSHDAHGLQLENHYVQLLLYYGVLRYNFDKSDSQVDTRLLYSRYAPDKGLVAVNYYRTLFREAIKLRNQIVATELLIARDGFGRILPLLTADVIYRDVTRDGYFHQYIQPDIDTLNAQLTSLTPLERAYYERMMTFVYREQRAQKLGSSEQTLHHAGGCGSDLWLQPLSEKQEQGNIIMPLTIVKQEKTDPDGGFDRITLKVHSPLTSTPSPLNFRPGDMVYLYQYTDTPDVRKSILYKGSIDDFQDGKVIILLNDGQQNPDIFCASDRLWAVEHGGSDVGTNSNIRSLHQFILAKQRQKDLLLGQRAPEADTSLTLTRAYHPHYDDIVLKVKQARDYFLLVGPPGTGKTSMALRFIVEEELSSHPSSHTPRPSILLMAYTNRAVDEIRSMLDEAGLANDERILVGTTSMMQARPFLLSGRHFSLAIVDEASQVLEPGLIGLLSHEQIDRFVLIGDHKQLPAVVQQNPEETRVEEPLLQAIGLSDCRQSLFQRLYNWECAQGRSQFIGTLTHQGRMHPEVAQFAGQHFYGSWLTPVPLPHQQETTLNYTLPAQDIIDEMLKTRRMAFFEGDTSMVITLAQRIRRFYGDRFNPDKTLGIIVTYRKQIAAIRDAVPGVSIDTVERYQGSQRDVIIYDFGVSRLFQLDFLTASTFVDDQGQVVDRKLNVALTRARRQMLMVGNAHILSHNPLLRQLINNFSTKL; from the coding sequence ATGGGACTATGTAGAATCACTGAAACAAACCACATGACGGCAAAGGAACTATACGATATCATTCAGGAGCTGGCCATAGACGAGCCCTCAACCCAGAATCTCCGACAGTTGCACGAGGTCCTCTCGCTGACGGCTGCCGAGGGCTGTCGCTCGCAGGGTGGCACTTTTGGAAACCTCTTTTCGCAGATTGACTTCGTGTGCAAGCATAATGGACTAAAGTCGCACCAGAAATGGGCCATCCAACAGGCCCGCCGACGCTCTGCTCACGCCTTGTCCAATGCCATTTCCCCTTATTCTCTTGACGACTGGCACTATGATCTGCGAGCCGTCACCCTGCTCATCTCTGCCGTCTTCCACGAGGATGTGCCTGGCAGTCTGCTGCAACTGCTGCCTGTTAACCTGCAGCCCCAGCCCTCTCAGCTCAGCATCAATAAGCGCTATGTCCGTTGTATCGTGCGCTCGTTCGATGTCACCACGATAACAGCCGACACAGAAGATGGCGAGATCCTTGTTGACTATGGAAATACGGAGGGTGGGCGCGACTTTGCCTATCTGCAGAAGGTACTGCGCGAGGGCATGCAACTCAACCTTCTGGACTGCCATCAGTCCTCCTCTCAGCCCTCACCCCTCAGCTCTCACCCCTCTATCATCCCAGGCATCATCGTTGTCGAGCCCGACTTCATGCTCGACATCTCGTCGCTGGCCGCCTGCTTCACGGCCTATGGCCATCATCCGTTGCTCTATACTGTGAACCGTCTGAAGCCCAAACCCAACACGCAGGCTGTGTTATTGGGAAACTTCGCAGGCACGGCCCTCGACGATATCATCCACCATCCTGAAGCCACCCTCCAGCAGTCGCTCCAGCGCTCCTATCGCGAGCAGGCCGACCGCTTTGCCGCCTGCGACGACTTCAACCAGGAACGGTTCGAGCAGATGGCAGCCGAGCAGATGGAAAACATCCGTCAGGCCATCAAGTTGCTGGCGCCAGCCTATCGTTCCTATCTCCTCGAGCCCTCTTTCGTTTGCGAGAAGCTGGGACTGCAGGGACGTGTCGACCTGATGACAGCCGACATGGGACTGCTGGTAGAACAGAAGTCGGGCAAGAACCAGAAGATAGAATACCTGAGTCACGATGCCCACGGCCTGCAGTTGGAGAACCACTATGTGCAGCTGCTGCTCTACTACGGCGTCCTGCGCTATAACTTCGACAAGAGCGACAGTCAGGTGGACACCCGCCTGCTCTATTCGCGCTATGCCCCAGATAAGGGTTTGGTGGCCGTCAACTACTATCGCACCCTGTTTCGCGAAGCCATCAAACTCAGAAATCAGATTGTAGCCACAGAACTCCTCATCGCTCGCGATGGCTTTGGTCGCATCCTGCCATTGCTCACGGCCGATGTCATCTATCGTGATGTGACTCGCGATGGCTATTTCCATCAATATATCCAGCCCGATATAGATACCCTCAACGCCCAACTCACCTCGCTCACTCCCCTTGAGCGCGCTTACTACGAGCGCATGATGACCTTCGTCTATCGCGAGCAGCGCGCCCAGAAGTTGGGCAGCAGCGAGCAGACCTTGCATCATGCTGGCGGCTGTGGCAGCGACCTGTGGCTGCAGCCCCTCAGCGAGAAGCAGGAACAGGGCAATATCATCATGCCCCTCACCATTGTGAAGCAAGAGAAGACCGACCCCGATGGTGGCTTTGACCGTATCACCCTGAAGGTCCACTCACCTCTCACCTCCACCCCCTCACCCCTGAACTTCCGTCCAGGCGATATGGTCTATCTGTATCAGTATACGGACACCCCCGATGTCAGGAAGAGCATTCTCTATAAGGGTTCTATTGACGATTTCCAGGATGGCAAGGTCATCATCCTGCTGAACGACGGACAGCAGAACCCAGACATCTTCTGCGCATCCGACCGTCTGTGGGCCGTTGAGCATGGTGGCAGCGATGTGGGTACGAACAGTAATATCCGCAGTCTGCACCAGTTCATCCTGGCCAAGCAGCGCCAGAAAGACCTGCTCTTAGGTCAGCGTGCACCTGAGGCCGATACCTCGCTCACCCTCACAAGAGCTTATCATCCCCATTACGACGACATCGTGCTCAAGGTGAAGCAGGCACGCGACTACTTCCTCCTGGTGGGTCCTCCAGGCACAGGCAAAACCTCTATGGCCCTCCGTTTCATTGTCGAGGAAGAACTGTCCTCTCACCCCTCATCCCACACTCCTCGGCCCTCCATCCTCCTGATGGCCTACACCAATAGGGCTGTCGACGAGATACGCTCAATGCTCGACGAAGCAGGACTGGCCAACGACGAGCGCATCCTGGTGGGCACCACCTCGATGATGCAGGCACGTCCCTTCCTGCTGTCGGGCCGCCATTTCTCGCTGGCCATTGTCGACGAGGCCTCGCAGGTGCTGGAGCCAGGACTTATCGGCTTGCTGAGTCATGAGCAGATAGACCGTTTCGTACTTATTGGCGACCACAAGCAACTGCCTGCCGTGGTGCAGCAGAACCCAGAGGAGACACGCGTAGAAGAACCCCTGCTGCAGGCCATCGGCCTTTCCGACTGCCGCCAGTCACTCTTCCAGCGCCTTTATAACTGGGAGTGCGCGCAAGGGCGCAGTCAGTTCATTGGCACCCTCACCCACCAGGGACGCATGCATCCTGAGGTGGCCCAGTTTGCAGGTCAGCATTTCTATGGCTCGTGGCTCACGCCAGTGCCTCTGCCCCATCAGCAGGAGACCACACTCAACTACACCCTGCCTGCCCAGGATATTATTGATGAGATGCTGAAGACCCGTCGCATGGCCTTCTTCGAGGGTGACACCTCGATGGTCATCACACTGGCGCAGCGCATCCGTCGTTTCTATGGCGACCGTTTCAATCCAGACAAGACCCTGGGCATCATCGTCACCTATCGCAAGCAGATTGCAGCCATCCGCGATGCCGTGCCGGGTGTCAGCATCGACACGGTGGAGCGCTATCAGGGCTCGCAGCGCGATGTGATTATCTACGACTTTGGTGTCAGCCGCCTTTTCCAGCTCGACTTCCTCACCGCCAGCACCTTCGTTGACGACCAAGGGCAGGTGGTAGACCGTAAGCTCAACGTGGCTTTGACGCGTGCCCGCAGGCAGATGCTGATGGTGGGCAACGCACACATATTGTCCCACAACCCCCTATTACGTCAGCTAATCAACAATTTTTCGACAAAACTGTAG
- a CDS encoding DUF3332 domain-containing protein, with amino-acid sequence MKKVSLKAACVLLAGSFLCSSCIGSFSLFNGYEKWQCNMTSNKYVNGIVGLILQPIVGGICLTVDAVVLNTIEFWTGSNPLAANQVKTVMGQDGRYYAIKTLKNGYEVKSPTGEKTLFIHNANNDSWSMTQNGVTKEIIRFNADGTIQATLQNGEKLNVSNDEAGVMQVREAVYNENCYAMR; translated from the coding sequence ATGAAAAAAGTAAGTTTAAAGGCAGCATGTGTGCTGCTGGCAGGTAGTTTCCTGTGCAGTTCGTGTATTGGTTCATTCAGCCTCTTCAACGGTTACGAGAAGTGGCAGTGCAACATGACCAGTAACAAGTATGTCAATGGTATCGTAGGTCTGATTCTTCAGCCTATCGTAGGTGGTATCTGCCTTACTGTTGACGCTGTAGTTCTGAACACCATCGAGTTCTGGACAGGTAGCAATCCTCTGGCTGCTAACCAGGTGAAGACCGTGATGGGACAGGACGGCCGCTACTATGCCATCAAGACCCTGAAGAACGGTTACGAGGTGAAGTCGCCCACTGGCGAGAAGACCCTCTTCATCCATAACGCCAATAACGACTCTTGGTCAATGACCCAGAACGGTGTAACCAAGGAGATCATCCGTTTCAATGCCGACGGCACCATCCAGGCCACTCTGCAGAACGGCGAGAAGCTCAACGTGAGCAACGACGAGGCTGGCGTGATGCAGGTTCGCGAGGCTGTTTACAACGAGAACTGCTACGCTATGCGCTAA
- a CDS encoding DUF2264 domain-containing protein, translated as MKRILLLLITFCALSAMMPVNAKKKTTKQLSDREYWCQEAWKMAQPVLENMAKGELQKNMKTEFSPSFDSRNRKVVYMETFGRLMAGIAPWLALPEDNTAEGQQRRQLKEWALASYKNSVDPESADYLCWGAAGQNLVDAAYIAESFIRGYDALWMPLDQVTKDRYINEFKKLRSIEPPYTNWLLFSSVIESFIAKAAGLKEYDDFRVMMTIRKMEEWYVGDGWYADGPHFAFDYYSSYVFHSMYLETLQNMIDAKANTRLEYKKYYERALKRAQKLSIVLERFISPEGTFPVFGRSIPYRMAALQPLALTAWYQKLPKELSNGQVRAALTQTMHRMYDQQKNYNDAGFLTIGFCGHQPEVADWYTNNGSLYLTSLSLMPLGLPADHDFWTCKAEPWTQVKAWNGQPFPKDHRWADDIQTKDRW; from the coding sequence ATGAAACGCATTTTACTACTTTTAATTACTTTTTGCGCACTTTCGGCCATGATGCCTGTAAATGCGAAAAAGAAAACCACCAAACAGCTGTCAGACCGCGAATACTGGTGCCAGGAGGCGTGGAAGATGGCTCAGCCCGTATTGGAGAACATGGCCAAGGGCGAGTTGCAGAAGAACATGAAGACGGAGTTCTCGCCCTCGTTCGACAGTCGCAACCGCAAGGTGGTTTATATGGAAACCTTCGGCCGACTGATGGCTGGCATCGCGCCCTGGCTGGCACTGCCCGAGGACAATACCGCTGAGGGACAGCAGCGCCGCCAACTGAAGGAATGGGCCCTGGCCTCGTATAAGAACAGCGTGGACCCAGAGAGTGCCGACTACCTGTGCTGGGGTGCGGCTGGTCAGAACCTGGTGGATGCCGCCTATATCGCTGAGTCGTTTATCCGTGGCTACGATGCCCTGTGGATGCCCCTGGACCAGGTGACCAAGGACCGCTATATCAACGAGTTCAAGAAGTTGCGCAGCATTGAGCCGCCCTACACCAACTGGCTCCTGTTCTCGAGCGTCATCGAGAGCTTCATTGCCAAGGCCGCTGGACTGAAAGAGTACGACGACTTCCGTGTGATGATGACCATCCGCAAGATGGAGGAATGGTATGTGGGCGACGGCTGGTATGCCGATGGTCCTCACTTCGCCTTCGACTACTATTCGAGCTATGTGTTCCACTCGATGTACCTGGAGACCCTGCAAAATATGATTGACGCCAAGGCCAACACACGACTGGAATACAAGAAATACTACGAGCGTGCCCTGAAGCGTGCGCAGAAACTCAGCATCGTGCTCGAGCGCTTCATCTCGCCTGAGGGCACCTTCCCTGTGTTCGGCCGCTCTATCCCCTATCGCATGGCTGCCCTACAGCCCCTGGCGCTGACGGCATGGTACCAGAAACTGCCCAAGGAACTGAGCAACGGACAGGTGCGCGCTGCCCTGACACAGACGATGCATCGCATGTACGACCAGCAGAAGAACTACAACGACGCAGGCTTCCTCACCATCGGCTTCTGCGGCCATCAGCCTGAGGTGGCCGACTGGTATACGAACAACGGCTCGCTGTATCTCACCTCGCTGTCGCTGATGCCCCTGGGACTGCCTGCCGACCACGACTTCTGGACCTGCAAGGCTGAGCCCTGGACACAGGTGAAGGCCTGGAACGGCCAGCCCTTCCCCAAGGACCACCGTTGGGCCGACGATATCCAGACCAAGGACCGCTGGTAA
- a CDS encoding OprO/OprP family phosphate-selective porin produces MKKQTWMTATLAVAMAVFSSTAAMGQQRSDADIDWMKDFTSRITLNGYAQAGWSYQDPSGQKTNSYNLKRTLLWAKARITDRWSFLFMHDFSSVPQEFYTDYRVTKNNALTVRFGQFKHSYTMENPMSPTQLELIDVYSQAVLYLAGEGPDPLNGVNYGRDQGLMVFGDLFKNTLHYELALMSGQGINRKDQNNQKDLIAKLELRPIDGLRVVGSGYLGTGNAVDSAAWNTIRKGQNYKRNRYSVGAEYKTSAYCPGQYKEARPASIRAEWLGGKDGDVNSRGGYVTTCIPVYDALDVVASGETFDRNTKVAGWDQTNLTLGLQYWFYKKCRVQLQYTRCLCGEQISSKDYNWLQAQVQVAF; encoded by the coding sequence ATGAAAAAACAAACATGGATGACGGCAACGCTGGCCGTGGCGATGGCAGTATTTAGTAGTACTGCCGCAATGGGACAACAAAGGTCGGATGCAGACATCGACTGGATGAAGGACTTTACCAGTCGCATCACACTGAATGGCTATGCGCAAGCAGGCTGGTCGTACCAAGACCCCAGTGGACAGAAGACCAACTCCTACAACCTGAAACGAACACTACTCTGGGCCAAGGCCCGCATCACAGACCGATGGTCGTTCCTCTTTATGCACGACTTCTCGAGCGTTCCGCAGGAATTCTATACTGACTACCGCGTGACCAAGAACAACGCGCTGACCGTCCGCTTCGGACAGTTTAAGCACTCCTACACCATGGAAAACCCAATGTCACCCACTCAACTCGAACTGATTGATGTCTATTCGCAGGCCGTGCTCTATCTGGCTGGCGAGGGTCCTGACCCGTTGAATGGTGTGAACTATGGTCGCGACCAGGGCCTGATGGTCTTTGGCGACCTCTTTAAAAACACCTTGCACTATGAGCTGGCGCTGATGAGTGGCCAGGGCATCAATCGCAAGGACCAGAACAATCAGAAAGATCTTATTGCGAAACTGGAGCTCCGTCCCATCGACGGCCTGCGCGTTGTGGGCTCAGGCTATCTGGGCACAGGCAATGCTGTCGACTCGGCCGCCTGGAACACCATCAGAAAGGGACAGAACTACAAGCGCAATCGCTATAGCGTGGGTGCTGAGTATAAGACCAGCGCCTACTGCCCAGGACAATACAAGGAGGCCCGTCCTGCCAGCATCCGTGCTGAGTGGCTGGGTGGTAAGGATGGCGATGTGAACAGTCGTGGCGGCTATGTCACCACGTGCATCCCTGTCTATGATGCCCTCGATGTGGTGGCCTCTGGCGAGACCTTCGATCGCAACACCAAGGTGGCAGGCTGGGACCAGACCAACCTCACCTTAGGACTGCAGTATTGGTTCTATAAGAAATGCCGTGTGCAGCTGCAGTATACGCGCTGCCTCTGTGGCGAACAGATATCATCAAAGGATTACAACTGGCTGCAGGCGCAGGTGCAGGTGGCCTTTTAA
- a CDS encoding sodium:solute symporter translates to MIIKVLLTIIFLVVMVGVGLYSRKQASSVDGFVLGGRSVGPWLTAFAFGTSYFSAVVFVGYAGQFGWKYGLSSTWIGVGNAVIGSLLAWILLGRRTKLMTQHIESRTMPDFFGTRFQSQGLRVVASVIAFVFLIPYTAGVYKGISTLFEMGFGIPYEYCVVIMAILTAVYVILGGYKATAMNDFIQGIIMLFGIVAVIVAVLVNNGGFVEAVSKLAAVPADAPVGGDSVAANMEGVFASWFGPDPWGLLGVVVLTSLGTMGLPQMVGKFYSITDESAIKRGTIISTVFAFIVAGGCYFLGGFGRLYDPVIGANGKIAFDSIVPAMLVTLPDVLIALVVLLVLSASMSTLASLVLTSSSTMTLDLIYRDKKSLDGEVEEGAIDDVVAEKIERRKVVIMRVLIVFFIAISLLIALNPPTFIAQLMGISWGALAGAFLAPFMLGLYWRGVTTASVWACFAWGVGLTVVNMLIGNPINPINCGAIAMLGGFPVVFLVSLLTPKLPQKDVNQIFLCYKK, encoded by the coding sequence ATGATCATAAAAGTTCTTTTAACGATAATATTCCTGGTTGTGATGGTGGGTGTGGGACTCTACTCGCGCAAGCAGGCCAGCAGTGTGGATGGTTTTGTGCTGGGCGGCCGTTCAGTGGGCCCATGGCTCACGGCCTTCGCCTTTGGCACCAGTTATTTCTCGGCCGTGGTCTTTGTGGGCTATGCTGGTCAGTTTGGCTGGAAGTACGGCCTGTCGAGCACCTGGATAGGTGTGGGTAATGCCGTCATTGGCTCGCTCCTGGCATGGATACTACTGGGACGGCGTACCAAGCTGATGACCCAGCATATCGAGAGTCGCACCATGCCCGACTTCTTCGGCACGCGTTTTCAGAGTCAGGGACTGCGTGTGGTGGCTTCCGTCATCGCCTTCGTCTTTCTGATTCCCTATACGGCAGGTGTCTATAAAGGCATCTCCACACTGTTCGAGATGGGCTTTGGCATTCCTTACGAGTATTGTGTGGTCATCATGGCCATCCTCACTGCTGTCTACGTTATCCTGGGTGGCTATAAGGCCACAGCCATGAACGACTTTATTCAGGGCATCATCATGCTCTTTGGCATCGTGGCTGTCATCGTGGCTGTGTTGGTGAACAATGGTGGCTTTGTTGAGGCCGTGTCAAAGTTGGCCGCCGTGCCTGCCGATGCCCCTGTAGGCGGCGACAGTGTCGCCGCAAACATGGAAGGTGTCTTTGCCTCGTGGTTTGGTCCTGACCCTTGGGGCTTATTGGGCGTGGTGGTCCTGACATCGCTGGGCACCATGGGCTTGCCCCAGATGGTGGGTAAGTTCTATTCCATCACAGACGAGAGCGCCATCAAGCGTGGCACTATCATCTCCACCGTCTTTGCCTTCATCGTGGCTGGCGGCTGTTATTTCCTGGGTGGCTTCGGCCGACTCTACGACCCTGTGATTGGGGCCAATGGCAAGATTGCTTTCGACTCTATCGTGCCTGCCATGCTGGTCACCCTGCCCGATGTGCTCATCGCCCTGGTGGTACTGCTGGTGCTGAGTGCCTCTATGTCGACGCTGGCCTCGCTGGTGCTCACCTCTTCGTCAACGATGACTCTCGACCTTATCTATCGCGATAAGAAGTCGCTCGACGGCGAGGTGGAGGAGGGTGCCATTGACGATGTGGTGGCCGAAAAGATCGAGCGTCGCAAGGTGGTCATCATGCGTGTGCTCATCGTTTTCTTCATCGCCATCTCACTGCTCATCGCCCTCAATCCGCCCACGTTCATTGCCCAACTCATGGGCATCTCATGGGGTGCGCTGGCTGGTGCCTTCCTGGCTCCGTTCATGTTGGGACTCTATTGGCGTGGTGTCACCACGGCCTCTGTCTGGGCTTGCTTTGCCTGGGGTGTGGGCCTCACAGTGGTCAACATGCTCATTGGCAATCCCATCAACCCCATCAACTGTGGTGCCATTGCTATGCTTGGGGGCTTCCCTGTGGTGTTCCTTGTGAGCTTGCTCACTCCAAAGTTGCCACAGAAGGATGTGAATCAGATTTTCTTGTGCTATAAGAAGTAA
- a CDS encoding NAD(P)-dependent oxidoreductase, which yields MKILITGASGFIGSFIVEEALRQGMETWAAVRGSSKKDFLQDERIHFIELNLSNQVQLEEQLKDHQFDYVVHAAGVTKCLNTADFYRINTEGTKNLVRALISLKMPLKRFVYLSSLSIFGAIHEKQPYKEIRENDTPRPNTEYGKSKLEAEQWLDSLEEESEFPYVILRPTGVYGPRERDYFLMAKSIKQHSDFAVGFKQQDITFVYVLDVVQAVFLACEKGQTGRKYFLSDGEVYQSATFSNLIRKELGNPWWIRITAPIWLLRIITFLGDKWGHLTGKISALNNDKYHILKQRNWRCDIEPARRELGYEPKYTLEQGVPLTIKWYQENGWL from the coding sequence ATGAAAATACTCATTACGGGAGCCAGTGGATTCATTGGCTCGTTTATTGTGGAGGAGGCTCTTCGTCAGGGAATGGAGACGTGGGCGGCCGTCAGAGGGAGTAGCAAGAAGGACTTCCTGCAGGACGAGCGCATCCATTTCATTGAATTAAACCTGAGTAACCAGGTACAGTTGGAAGAGCAGTTGAAGGACCATCAGTTTGACTATGTGGTGCATGCCGCTGGCGTGACGAAATGTCTGAATACGGCCGACTTCTATCGCATCAATACGGAGGGAACGAAGAACCTGGTGCGTGCGCTGATTAGTCTGAAGATGCCCTTGAAGCGCTTTGTCTATTTGAGCTCGCTCAGCATCTTTGGCGCTATCCACGAAAAGCAACCCTATAAGGAGATTCGAGAGAACGATACCCCACGCCCCAACACGGAGTATGGCAAGAGTAAGCTGGAGGCCGAGCAGTGGCTTGACTCGCTCGAAGAGGAGTCGGAATTCCCTTATGTCATCCTGCGCCCCACAGGTGTCTATGGTCCACGTGAGCGCGACTATTTCCTGATGGCGAAGAGTATTAAGCAGCACTCTGACTTTGCTGTGGGCTTTAAACAGCAGGACATCACCTTTGTCTATGTGCTCGACGTGGTGCAGGCTGTCTTTCTGGCTTGCGAGAAGGGTCAGACAGGACGAAAGTACTTCCTCAGCGATGGCGAGGTGTATCAGTCGGCCACCTTCTCAAACCTCATCCGTAAGGAGTTGGGCAACCCTTGGTGGATTCGCATTACGGCGCCTATATGGCTGTTGCGCATCATCACCTTCCTGGGCGATAAGTGGGGACACCTCACAGGCAAGATATCGGCATTGAACAACGATAAGTATCATATCCTGAAGCAGCGCAACTGGCGTTGCGACATAGAACCTGCCCGACGTGAGTTGGGCTATGAACCTAAGTACACACTGGAGCAGGGCGTGCCCCTGACCATTAAATGGTATCAAGAGAACGGATGGCTGTAA